The Methylomonas koyamae genome has a segment encoding these proteins:
- a CDS encoding TraV family lipoprotein, with translation MKAILAISRYGISVLLITITAGCATEYGCKGMPDEPSCLSTTQAYQVTNTALPETPAENSQGSESVSKPTLVPPLQQPVPKIEDPTPIRTPSQVMRIWIAPWEDADGDLMVSNYVYTELEPRRWMIGKAAPTASSSLIPLQVEQRPPEKRPSVEANDDDGPTPRLDHKLP, from the coding sequence ATGAAAGCCATTCTCGCCATTTCCCGTTACGGCATCAGTGTATTGCTGATTACCATCACCGCCGGCTGCGCCACCGAATACGGCTGTAAAGGTATGCCGGACGAACCCAGCTGTCTGTCGACTACACAAGCTTACCAGGTGACCAATACCGCCTTACCGGAAACGCCTGCGGAAAATAGCCAGGGATCGGAGTCAGTCTCGAAACCAACACTCGTCCCACCGTTACAACAACCCGTACCCAAGATCGAAGATCCCACTCCGATTCGTACACCCTCCCAGGTCATGCGCATTTGGATCGCCCCTTGGGAAGATGCTGACGGCGATTTGATGGTCTCCAACTACGTCTACACCGAGCTGGAACCTCGGCGTTGGATGATTGGCAAGGCGGCACCGACAGCCAGTTCGTCGTTGATTCCTTTACAAGTCGAGCAACGTCCGCCCGAGAAACGGCCGAGCGTCGAGGCGAATGACGATGATGGTCCTACTCCCCGGCTGGATCACAAATTGCCCTAA
- the traA gene encoding TraA family conjugative transfer protein, whose product MKTSYRTGVLVALASLFFMLMASDAMAGAGGTEFNNVWTLLTGWVEGLLGRIIAIVFVIVGLVAGVVRGSIMGFVLGIASGVGLFAAPTIITNIVTATI is encoded by the coding sequence ATGAAAACGTCGTATCGAACCGGGGTCTTGGTCGCCCTGGCATCGTTATTTTTTATGTTGATGGCATCCGACGCCATGGCCGGTGCCGGCGGTACCGAGTTCAACAACGTCTGGACCTTGCTGACCGGCTGGGTCGAAGGCTTGCTCGGCCGCATCATTGCCATCGTGTTCGTCATCGTCGGCCTGGTTGCCGGTGTCGTGCGCGGCAGCATCATGGGCTTTGTGCTGGGGATTGCCAGCGGCGTCGGATTGTTTGCGGCGCCGACCATCATCACCAACATCGTCACCGCCACGATTTAG